In the Oncorhynchus nerka isolate Pitt River linkage group LG6, Oner_Uvic_2.0, whole genome shotgun sequence genome, ggcctgtctcctggtagcgcctccatgctctggacactacgctgacagacacagcaaaccttcttgccacagctcgcattgatgtgccatcctgggtgagctgcactacctgagccacttgtgtgggttgtagactccgtctcatgctaccactagagtgaaagcaccaccagcattaaaaaatgaccaaaacatcagccaggaagcataggaactgagaagtggtctgtggtcaccacctgcagaaccactcctttattggggctaattgcctataatttccacctgttgtctattccatttgcacaacagcatgtgcaatttattgtcaatcagtgtttgatttcacagaagtgtgattgacttggagttacattttgttgtttaagtgttccctttatttttatatatatatatatatatatatattatagtatatatattaaagggcacttcatttaatataacaggcttttaaaattcaatattggtgcacaatttctacttaaaatatcaaagagCAGTCATTTCGTGGAACCACCCTATTACACATATTTACgaggacaggaagagatggaaagagagaggagagagctcaAATTAATGTTACCATTAGGACCACAAAGAGCCTCAGAAAGGAGAGTGGTGTGGAATGTCCAGTGTGCCCTTTAGGCTGTGCAACCCTGTCCAACAACACAAAGGAAACACAGTGCCTCAAAACCCACTCAAACCTAACTGTCAGCAGGTccttaactacacacacacaccagttacgGTAATTAACAACTTCTGAGAGAAATGAACTGACTTTGATTAAAATTCACTCCTTAACTCATTCAGTCACTAAGTTAGTCAGTGAATCAAGTTAGTAAGACACTAACCCAGCTAACAATTCTAGGCAGAAAGAACATTTTTGTAACCCTAATGTTCCCCTAATATTCCCCTAATGTTTGTgtctttatactgataacaagttcaaacaggtgccattaatacaggtaacgagtggaggacagaggaggctcTTAAAgaggaagttacaggtctgtaagagccagaaatcttgcttgtttgtaggtgaccaaatacttattttccaccataatttgcaaataaattcattaaaaatcatacaatgtgattttctggatttttttccttattttgtctgtcatagttgaagtgtacctatgatgaaaattacaggcctctctcatatttttaagtgggagaacttgcacaattggtggctgactaaatactttttttgtcccactgtatatggactgcaatctgaggtgcagttaactaattaatttatcctctgcagcagaggtaactctgggtattcctttcctgtggcgttcctcatgaaaactagtttcatcatagcacttggttttgaagaaactttaaaagttcttgaatttttccagattgactcaccttcatgtcttaaattaatgatggactgtcatttggggaggcagggtagcctagtggttagagcattggactagtaaccggaaggttgcaagttcaaatccctgagctgataaggtacaaatctgccgttctgcccctgaacaggcagttaacccactgttcctaggctgtcattgaaaataagaatttgttcctaactgacttgcctggttaaataaataaaaatgtatcttttcttatatgagctgttcttgccataatatggacttggtcttttaccaaatagagctatcttctgagCTATCTTCTGTAGTAACCAGAAAatatacacttttttggttactacatgattccatatgtgttatggcattttatagtattctacaatgtagaaaatagtacaaataaagaaaaacccttgaatgagtaggtgtgtgcaaacttttgacttgtactgtagataacctggatggtaggaagcttgtccccagtgatgtactgggctgtccgcaccaccctctgtcgCACCATGCGATCGAGGGTGGTGCTATTGCCATAGCAGGCAGTAGtgtagccagtcaagatgctctcaatggtacagctgcagaaccttttgaggatttgagggcccgtgccaaactttttcaacctcctgaggggaaGAGGCGCGGTCGCACCTTCTTCATGACTATGCGCGTGTGTATGGACCATTTTAAGTGTTTAGCGATTTGTACATGAGgatcttgaagctctcgacctgctccactgcagccccatcaatgtgaatgggggtgtggcAGAGGTTACGGGGTTGGCctatcaggaagtccagaatccaattgcagaaggaggtgttcagACCCAGAGTCCTAAGCTTGGTGACGCGCATGGAGGGAGTGTGCAAATTGGAGTGTGCCTAGGGTGCCTGGGATGATGATTACAGAAGTGAGTTCTACATGGCAGTAGTCATGGTGGCATGACCTGATTAATGAGCTTTGTCACGTCGGCCTCGGAGAGTGAGATCACCCAATCCTCTGGGCCGGTGACGGCCCTCACACCCGGCACGATGTTGTTGTCAAAGCATGCATAAAATGCATTCAGTTCGTCTGGTAGAGAGGCATCATTGGGCAGATCACAGttgggtcttcctttgtaatccgtaatggactgtagaccctgccacatgtgCCAGGCGGCGGAGCCTGTTTAATATGATTTCACCTTATTCCTATATGGTCCTTTTGCTCATTTGATGACTCTGCGGAGTGTCATAGTGGGGTTGTGTATGACAGGTCTGTGTGTGGTAGCCCTGTCCTTTAGTTTAGCGCCAACCTCTgtgttaatccagggcttttgattGGGGAAGCAGCGAACCCTCACCGTGGGGACAACGTGGCCGATACATTTTCTAATGAAGCCGGTAATGGAGGTGGTTAGCTCGTCAACAATCTCAACGGCGTCTCACAGCATATTCCAATCAgcgctagcaaagcagtcctatAGCATAATCTCTGATTCTGGTTACCATTTCTCAACGGAGCGTGTCACGAGTACTTCCTGTTTCTtttctgcttgtaaacaggaagcaggagGACGGAGTCATGATCAGATTTGCCGAATGGCAAATTTCTTGCTTGTGGTCTAGGACTTTATCGCCGCTAGTGGTATTGGAGATGTGTTGATGGAATTTGGGCATCACATGTCTTAGCGACGCAGAATTAAAATCGCTGGCAACCAGAAAAGCAGCCTCTGGATGTAGCTTTTCTTGTTGGTTTATAGCCTTGTACAGTTCATTAAGTGCCAGCTTGTTATTTTCTTGTTTTGAGGTTGAAAGTATACAACAGTAACGATAACAGCTGAAAACTCCCTCGGGAGGTAGAAGGGTCGGCATTTGCCAATCCGGTATTCCAAGATGGGTTAACAGTGGGTTGACACTTCCACCGCACTGGAGTTAGCACACCAGTGTATGTTGATGCAGAGGCAAACCCCTCCCCGCCTCGATTTCCCTGACTCCACTGTCCTTTCCGCCCAGTGAGTTGGATAGCCATGGGGGGTATCTTGTCCGAGAGCCATGTTTCAGAAAAGCAAAGAATATTGCAGTATCGAGAATCACGATGGTAGCAAATCCGCGATCGGAGGTCATCCATCTCATTATCAAGTGACTGTACATtggccagtagaatggagggaagtgGCTGGTTTTCCCCTCACCTTAATCTCAGCAGGATCCCCCCTCTTGCCTTTGTAACAATGGCGTTTCCTCTTGGGTGGCCCGAAAATTGGGTCGTAATTACATATAGAGCCCCTGGCAGATTAATCGAAGTTGAAATTAGGTTAAGTAACTGTCAAAAGTTCAAAAGTTCTTGTCGGTTGTAAGAAATAATAGTGGATACATATCGTGAAAATAAAGTAAAGTAATTTTGTGAAAATAAAGGGTCGGAGATTGCAAAACGGGGCCATCTTAATCATGCAACGTACCCATTAAACGTGTCTATAAGATTAATATCTTAagttctgagaacatggtaaTCCAATTCTGGGTAAATTCTAATTGACATTAATGGTCTCCGGAAAACATTCCTTGCTCATAAGGGAAACATTCGTATAAAATGAGACTCTTAAGTGAACGTTGTGGAAACATTTGTTGAAACCTGAGAAGTCAGTCAGTCCCTCAGTCACTAATTCAGCCAGGCAGTcactcaatcagtcagtcagtctctcattcattcagtcagtcagtcagtcagtcagtctctaagtcactcagtcagtcaatcagtcagtcagtcagtcagtcattcaatcagtcagtccgtcagtcactaagtcagccagtcagtcactaaGTCACTCACTCACTTAGTTACATTCAATTACATGCAAAGCAATGCAAATCATCTGCAAATAAATTATTTATAGCTATTACTGTATTACATAACAGCAGACTGCGGTCTATTTGGAGTGTGCATACTGATTGCTCTGTGGCAAAGAGCTTGCAGGAATGAGCAATTCTCAGAACAGTGCTCTCTCAGGCTTCAATCATTCAACTAGATCATCTACACCCTTCCATTCTACCCTGCCCACCACCCCTTCCAACCCTCTCCCTCGCCCACCCCCAGCCTGTGGTGTGCTGCTCCCAGTGCCCTCGTTGTTTCTCCATGGCAACCGGAGCACTATAAGGCAGGGGAACTGGCAGCTAATCCTCAGGAGCTTACACAATTCTTACTTCTTTTCATAAGAGGTTTTTACTGATGCAAGGGATTCTCCGAAAACAACACaaacccttcctctccatccacCAGAGTAAGAAAACAAAAGGTAGAGAGGGAAAAACGGTAGGTAGCTAGGTCTCTTCATGTTTCATGAAATGTTTTGTTTCATCTTTTTCCAATGGTAGTTTTGGATGGGTATACCGTTTTCTACGGTCTTACAGAAGTGTGTGTTGTTCAGATTTGTCTGACATGCAGGGTACATTGTGTGTGGGAGGATGTTGCGAATGCGTTCAGAGGTAGTGTTGGCGTGCGTGCACTTGTGCGTTTGACCTGTGGTGACTCAGGGACCGTACAGCACAAATACAGCAAAAATACTTCTATGTTAATGTCTGGGGATCTGCTTCGGGCATCTGGGACAGTTACTCAGCATGCCCCTTCCTGTATTAGTACGTCCTCATGTTGTGGGATTCATCTGTGTTCTACAGCTATTTATTATTGTTTAGATGCGTGATGGTAATCTGACTCATTGGTGAGCAGGTGGACATCCAGTGGGATTTTCAATTAGAAAAACAACTTGAACATCTATTTCTATACAGTAAGCGTGCATGTGTTCATGGAAAGTGTTCCACCAGAATGTGTTatagcctctgtgttctggtAATATGGCTTAACTCTCTAATCTGCAACATTTTCCTTCGGAGGAATGTTGTTGTTCAGATGTGAGGCCATGAGTTTAGAAAATCCCTATGTCTGTCTGATCTGCAGCTAATAGTCCACGCAGAGGGAACTTTTTCCCCCAAAACATGATACACACGTTACTGCTGAGTGCATCCACTCGGGAGAGTTTCTCCAGCCATTTGGCCCTTGTCTCATTACCAACATGCTGTATAGCAGGCTCTGTCCATATGGAGCAATTACTGTATTTAAACTCAAAGTCCTTCCCTTCATgctccctcccctgccccctttttctttctccccttctcaCACCCACTCCCTGCCCTTAGTTCTCTCTCACTTGCTTGCACTAATCCCTTTGTTGTGGAGTATTGAGGGGCCAGGGCTCTTGGCTGACTGGCCATCCCTGTGTAATGGGGGCTAATTCGGGTGAAGGGTGCCCAGCCAGCCCTCCTGCTGGCCATCCTCCACTAGATTAGGCGGGGCGGGTACATTTTTAAGGCCTCCCtcagcccaaacacattctcccTCTCGTTGCTTCtagcctcgctctctctctaactctctttctctgtctgtctttctcaatCCTATTTTCCCTGCCTGATAaaacttctctctttctctctgtctttctcgaaCTCTTCGCtgcactctctccttctctttcattTCCTGTCCTCCTTGTCGTCTCTCCATCCAGCCCTAAGTCAGTGGCAGGGGTCCCAGCAGGGAGATGGGGGTCCCAGGTGGGACCATGCGGTTCTGGAGCCATGCTGTCCCCACATTGCTCCTTCTACCCCTGTGTCTTCTGGGGAGGATCGTGGAGGGCCAGGCCCCAGAACAGGGCAAGGAGAGGGGCTACCTGCAAGAGGCCATCAGGGCTCTACAACTTGGGTCTCAGACCCAGCTCCAGAGGGACCAGACAGGGTTCCTACTCTCCACTGTCCTCCAGGCTGTGCACTGTGCAGAACGGATTGAGGGATCACAGGAGCTCTGTGACAAGGTAAGGCCTAGAACATTCTATGACATCCAACTGTTACTCTCTTATCTGCTATGGGGTTCTATGCATAACATTCTACTATATGACACTTTTATTCCATTTAAGGTTTTACTCCAAAAAATAACATTAATGTTAACAGCAATTACTACCACAGTAGATACGATCTGTCCTTTCATTCTGTCAACCCTGCTTGTCATGGTTGGAATGTGAGTGTGTGGAGGCTTAAGGCCTTGCCCTCTATGCAGCACTCAAGCTGAGTGGCTTTAGAGGTCCCTCAATTTGACAGAACACTACATAAAAATGTGGTCTGTGAGGCACAGggtttctgtgtgtttgtatgggtgggattacagtgtgtgtgtgtgtgtgtgtgtgtgtgtgtgtgtctgtgtgtgtgtgtgtgtgtgtgtgtcagaagccCTGAATGGAGGTCTCATTTGAGCAGGGGTTTTAGAAATTAAGAAAGCAACTCATTCATTAGAAACTGACTCTTATGACCCTGAAACATTGTGCATTGAAAATATTTGCAAGGGTTAGTGCCTTgcccactctcttcctcttgtgtgtgttcatgtgtttgtCTGGCCAGGGCTGTATTCACACTAACACAAAGCTCCTCATTTGGGTAAAACAGGCCTATTATCAAACAATGAAGGGttaaagatttaaaaaaatatctgtGACTTATATGGATTCAATTGCCTTGCACAGGGGGAAAAGCATATTGCCTCTTAATTTATATGACCTCAACACAAAACAAAATGTTAACTGTAACAAAGAACATGCCTTAGATCGTTAGCACAAAGTGTTTGATGGCTTTAAGTCCTTTTAGTCAAATTGACAGATTTCTTATTAATCACTCTATTCACATTCACTGATGGCTGGCCAATTTGACCTGGATGAAAATGAGTTACTGTAAATCCATTTGTACTGTTTCCATAgcacagggtgtatgagttgatgtatacagtacctgtcaaaagtttggacacacctactcattcaagggtttttctttatttgtactattttgtgcattgtagaataatagtgaagacatcaaaactatgaaataacacatatggaatcatgtagtaacccaaaaaatgtTAACAAatcaaaagtagccaccctttgccttgatgacatctttgcacactcttggcattctctccaccagcttcatgaggtagtcacctggaatgcttttccaacagtcttaaaggagttcccacatatgctgagcacttgttggctgtttttcattcactctgcggtccaactcatccctaaccatctcaattgggttgaggtcaggtgatggtggaggccaggtcatctgatgcaacactccatcactcttctttttggtcaaatagcccttacaggtctgtttttggtcattgtcctgttgaaaaacaaattatagtcccactaagtgcaaactagATGTGATGGCGcatcgttgcagaatgctgtggtagccatgctggttaagtgtgccttcaattccaaataaatcactgacagtgtcacccccacaccatcacacctcttcctccatgcttcacggtgcgGAGATcattcctccatgcttcacattgTGGATgcgaagatcatccgttcacctactctgagtttcagaaagacacagtggttggaaccaaaaatctaaaatttggactcatcagaccaaattgAGTGGCTTTAGATTGGCTGactggaaatgcattccaggtgactaccccatgaagctggttgagataatgacaagattgtgcaaagctgtcatcaaggcaaagtgtggcagctttgaagaacctcaaatatgaaatatgaagaaaaactcttgaatgagtaggtgtgtctaagtttttgactggtactgtatactgaacaaacatactgtataaatgcagcatgcaacatttttcaaagatttgacttaCTTATAGGAATATaagtataaatataaaatataaggaaatcagtcaatttaaataaattcattatgccctaatctatggatttcacatgactgggcggCTGTGGGTGAGCCTGGGATGGCATAGGCCCACTCACTTGGtatccaggcccacccactggggagtcaggcccagccaatcagaatttgtttttccccacaaaagggctttattacagacataaataggCCCGCAggcgaagaagccggatgtggaggtcctgggctgatgtggttacacgtggtctgtggttgtgaggctggttggacgtgctgacaaattctctaaaatgacgttggaggcagcttatggtagagaaattaacaggacaatttctggcaacagctttggtggacattcctcgagtcagcatgccaattgcacactccctaaaaacttgagacatctgtggcattgtgtcatgtgacaaatctgcacattttaaagtggccttttattgtccccagcacaaggtgcacatgtgtaatgatcatgctgtttaaccagcttcttgatatgccacacctgccaggtggatggattatcttggaaaaggagaaaggctcactaacagggatgtaaacaaatttgtgtacaaACTTccgagagaaataagctttctgtGACTATGGAAACAGTTcaaggattttttttatttcagctcatggacaCTGTagatgttgcatttatatatttgttcagtgtaGCATTCACTTTTTATATcagtgtccatattgtccatgagtttctagtagatagacgatatggttcaagagaaaatagctaAATGAATTTTTAAAAAGCATCTAAACAAACAAAGGCATTATTATCATATAactgcaactcttccaactattgacGTCTTTTACAACTGCCAACAGTTTGACAGtaaaacattgacaacaaatacatacagacatagtaaaataaatactAAAAAATGGTGATCATTACAGACACCTGTACAAATATGAAGtacccaaaagggccactagatgtCTCGTGATATATTAAATCATTCTGATAGAaggtttccagtaatataccccCCTTTCACCCCTATTTCTGCCTGACTCATTTTGTAAGCTTCCAGTAAAGGTTTTACTTCATTTCCAAGCAGCTGAAATGTTTACTTTGCAACATATCCCCTACGTCACACACACTGCATAACATGTTTGATTGCTATGTTTACAGTGCCTCACTCCAGACcttgtcctctctgtcctggaGGATGATAGGAAGGCTTACCTCACCGAGGATGACTACCATAGAGTCTCCACCGTTTTGCTCTACTACATGATCAACATGGAACACCTGTGTGCCACcaacccctccccttcctccctttcctcctcctccttgtcaCCTAGCTACCAGTACTACCTTCTGGCCCTGACCAACCTCCAACCTACAGAAGAAAGAGGCTTCCTCTCCTCCAATGAGATAGAGAGCATTCTGCAGCTCATCAACCAGAACTATCAACCACCTGCTCCAGAGACATCTGGCTCCTCCCAATCACAGGTAAGACTGCTGCACCTCTAGCATAAAACGTCACGTCAACCCAAAGGCACAGTTCTTCACATCACCAGAGAATCATCTCAATCTCCACACATTGAAATAGCCTCAGACTGTTAGAGATGGACACTGGCGAGTTACAGAAAGATATTCCCAGTTGTTAACCAGTAACACGTCATCCTCCTTCAGTGTATCGATGCCTCCCGTCTACTGGATGAGTTGGGGATCACAGATAGCCAAGGTGCTGATCCATCCTTAGTGGCCACACTGTCTGCAGCCATCATCACCCACACCCTGCAGGGCCACTGTTTCAGCAAGAGGAACCTGCCCTCCCCTGCCTTCTTTACAGATTACATCTTCCAGTCCCTCAACCGCACCAGCAACCTACATGTCAGGGGTAAGTTTAGGAGTCCTTCCTGTGAGTGATTTGACCATAGAGTTGGATAGAGGGCCCAAAAAGCTATTTAGTACATATCTATAGATTTGAGTTGTATGTGGTGATGTAAGCATGGTTTGATGTCAGTGCTCTGGCTGTTGCATAGATTTGGAGGAGCTGCTGCACCAGCTTGGtgtgggaggtggtggtggaggggccTATCACTCACACTGCAGAGAGAAGCGGAGCATCACAGGCCCCTCCCATATAGGGTGTGTCCATGAGCCTTTGGGGATCAACACAGACTGGACACAGGTGAGACAGAAACTCAAGACTCCACATTTAGTGGTGAAAACTGATTTGAGCTGAAAAGGCTCACGGTTCGAACTTGAGGAATCACCATGGAGAGCTTTCCCAGACAAAATATTTCACAATATTTTCGATTATTTTCTGTTTGATTAGGTATGCTACTCAGCCAATCAGCTGGTGGATATTTTTGTTCTGGATCCGCATTTGCATATTTCCCGGGATCACTTCAGACAAATCTGCCCAGCTGTTATCCAGCAGTTGCTAGGGAATGCCTGTGAGTCCACAGAGCCAGCTACACGAGGATCTCCACCCAGTGCCATTGAGAGTAAGACATTGTACCTCCCAACCCATCATTAGAAATCAACATCTTGTCTACACTGTCCTTCGGCTGATGTCAATGTCTAGCTAAGATGTTCAGCATGCCCACATTTGACACTATTTGTGCTGAGTAGAGTCTAAAACATGTGTAATCCATCTGTTGAACAATGCCGTTTATGTACGGCTTCAACACATAAAgctgctgtagtctgtctcttAACTATTGATGTTATCTCTGCTATAGGTCTGAACacatctctgtctctgctctctctgtagaATATGGCTACAGTACGGCTGCTGTGTTACTCATCACCGTGGGTTCCATGTTGGGCATCTGCCTGATCTTCTTCAACTCCTGCCAGGAGACCTACGCCCTCATCCTGCAGCTCTTTGTGGGCCTGGCCGTGGGAACCCTCTCAGGGGACGCCCTCCTGCacctcataccacaggtatagggcACAGAGGCCATACTCATCCCACAAGTATAGGGCCAAGGTCACACTTAAACCATAGGTAAAGGTCACAGAGGCCTCATAAACCTCgaaccacaggtatagggaatggaggttatactcatgccacaggtatagggaatggaggttatactcatgccacaggtatagggaatggaggttatactcataccacaggtatagggaatggaggttatactcataccacaggtatagggaatggaggttatactcataccacaggtatagggaatggaggttatactcataccacaggtatagggaatggaggttatactcataccacaggtatagggaatggaggatatactcatgccacaggtatagggaatggaggttatactcataccacaggtatagggaatggaggttatactcatgccacaggtatagggaatggaggttatactcataccacaggtatagggaatggaggttatactcatgccacaggtatagggaatggaggttatactcatagtatagggaatggaggatatactcatgccacaggtatagggaatggaggttaaaCTCATACCTCAGGTATAGGGATTGGAGGTTaaactcataccacaggtatagggaatggggGTTATACTCATACCTCAGGTATAGGGATTGGAGGTTaaactcataccacaggtatagggaatggaggataaTACTCATACCTCAGGTATAGGGATTGGAGGTTaaactcataccacaggtatagggaatggaggttatactcatgccacaggtaaagggaatggaggttatactcataccacaggtatagggaatggaggttatactcataccacagttatagggaatggaggttatactcatgccacaggtatagggaatggaggatatactcatgccacaggtatagggaatggaggttatactcataccacaggtatagggaatggaggatatactcatgccacaggtatagggaatggaggttaaaCTCATACCTCAGGTATAGGGATTGGAGGTTaaactcataccacaggtatagggaatggaggttatactcataccacagttatagggaatggaggttatactcatgccacaggtatagggaatggaggatatactcatgccacaggtatagggaatggaggttaaaCTCATACCTCAGGTATAGGGATTGGAGGTTaaactcataccacaggtatagggaatggaggttatactcataccacagttatagggaatggaggttatactcatgccacaggtatagggaatggaggatatactcatgccacaggtatagggaatggaggttatactcataccacaggtatagggaatggaggatatactcatgccacaggtatagggaatggaggttatactcataccacaggtatagggaatggaggatatactcatgccacaggtatagggaatggaggttaaaCTCATACCTCAGGTATAGGGATTGGAGGTTaaactcataccacaggtataggaatggaggttatactcataccacagttatagggaatggaggttatactcatgccacaggtatagggaatggaggatatactcatgccacaggtatagggaatggaggttatactcataccacaggtatagggaatggaggatatactcatgccacaggtatagggaatggaggttaaaCTCATACCTCAGGTATAGGGATTGGAGGTTaaactcataccacaggtatagggaatggagttaAATACTCATACTCAGGTATAGGGATTGGAGGTTAAActcacaggtatagggaatggaggttatactcatgccacaggtatagggaatggaggttaaactcataccacaggtatagggaatggaggttatactcataccacagttatagggaatggaggttatactcataccacagttatagggaatggaggttatactcatgccacaggtatagggaatggaggatatactcatgccacaggtatagggaatggaggttatactcatactacaggtatagggaatggaggatatactcatgccacaggtatagggaatggaggttatactcataccacaggtatagggaatggaggatatACTCATGCCACAGTTATAGGGAATGGAGATTAAATTCCGCAGGTATAGGATTGGAGGTTaaactcataccacaggtatagggaatggagtttatactcataccacaggtatatggaatggaggttatactcataccacaggtatagggaatggaggttatactcataccacaggtatagggaatggaggttatactcataccacaggtatagggaatggaggttatactcatac is a window encoding:
- the LOC115130385 gene encoding zinc transporter ZIP12 yields the protein MGVPGGTMRFWSHAVPTLLLLPLCLLGRIVEGQAPEQGKERGYLQEAIRALQLGSQTQLQRDQTGFLLSTVLQAVHCAERIEGSQELCDKCLTPDLVLSVLEDDRKAYLTEDDYHRVSTVLLYYMINMEHLCATNPSPSSLSSSSLSPSYQYYLLALTNLQPTEERGFLSSNEIESILQLINQNYQPPAPETSGSSQSQCIDASRLLDELGITDSQGADPSLVATLSAAIITHTLQGHCFSKRNLPSPAFFTDYIFQSLNRTSNLHVRDLEELLHQLGVGGGGGGAYHSHCREKRSITGPSHIGCVHEPLGINTDWTQVCYSANQLVDIFVLDPHLHISRDHFRQICPAVIQQLLGNACESTEPATRGSPPSAIEKYGYSTAAVLLITVGSMLGICLIFFNSCQETYALILQLFVGLAVGTLSGDALLHLIPQILGLHDDSHHYDHHFTEGKEYLWKILGIIAGIYGFFLIERIFSLVMPSHGHGHGGLGNSHDLPLELNCNGQSQRGMSISTMQLGTVEDLECTEIPSEEAEPRTPTHQTRQGIPVLAVMVIVGDSLHNFADGLVVGAAFSSSTETGMATTVAILCHEIPHEMGDFAVLLSSGLSVRNAVMMNLLSALTAFIGLYIGLFVSSEPEVQQWIFTVTAGIFLYLSLVEMLPEMSRVKTNRPCIMFLLQNLGLLMGWACLLLLALFEHKLKF